In one window of Macaca thibetana thibetana isolate TM-01 chromosome 5, ASM2454274v1, whole genome shotgun sequence DNA:
- the RPS3A gene encoding 40S ribosomal protein S3a: MAVGKNKRLTKGGKKGAKKKVVDPFSKKDWYDVKAPAMFNIRNIGKTLVTRTQGTKIASDGLKGRVFEVSLADLQNDEVAFRKFKLITEDVQGKNCLTNFHGMDLTRDKMCSMVKKWQTMIEAHVDVKTTDGYLLRLFCVGFTKKRNNQIRKTSYAQHQQVRQIRKKMMEIMTREVQTNDLKEVVNKLIPDSIGKDIEKACQSIYPLHDVFVRKVKMLKKPKFELGKLMELHGEGSSSGKATGDETGAKVERADGYEPPVQESV; encoded by the exons ATGGCGGTTGGCAAGAACAAGCGCCTTACGAAAGGCGGCAAAAAGGGAGCCAAGAAGAAAGT GGTTGATCCATTTTCTAAGAAAGATTGGTATGATGTGAAAGCACCTGCTATGTTCAATATAAGAAATATTGGAAAGACGCTCGTCACCAGGACCCAAGGAACCA aaattGCATCTGATGGTCTCAAGGGTCGTGTGTTTGAAGTGAGTCTTGCTGATTTGCAGAATGATGAAGTTGCATTTAGAAAATTCAAGCTGATTACTGAAGATGTTCAGGGCAAAAACTGCCTGACTAACTTCCATGGCATGGATCTTACCCGTGACAAAATGTGTTCCATGGTCAAAAAGTGGCAG ACAATGATTGAAGCTCATGTTGATGTCAAGACTACCGATGGTTACTTGCTTCGTCTGTTCTGTGTTGGTTTTACTAAAAAACGCAACAATCAGATACGGAAGACCTCTTATGCTCAGCACCAACAGGTCCGCCAAATCCGGAAGAAGATGATGGAAATCATGACCCGAGAGGTGCAGACAAATGACTTGAAAGAAGTGGTCAATAAATT GATTCCAGACAGCATTGGAAAAGACATAGAAAAGGCTTGCCAATCTATTTATCCTCTCCATGATGTCTTcgttagaaaagtaaaaatgctgaAGAAGCCCAAGTTTGAAT tggGAAAGCTCATGGAGCTTCATGGTGAAGGCAGTAGTTCTGGAAAAGCCACTGGGGACGAGACAGGTGCTAAAGTTGAACGAGCTGATGGATATGAACCACCAGTCCAAGAATCTGTTTAA